Proteins from a genomic interval of Desulfonatronum thioautotrophicum:
- a CDS encoding biliverdin-producing heme oxygenase — protein MSKMIATHALRTSTRGIHEHLEKSPFALAALDGSLGEQSYVGYIRVMAVLHAALERCLNRSAHPAVNKVWDPELQRLPDLLEDNDHYRRRLVPDMPRTMAAAAQAASHMLLVSNDAPLGLLGCLYVLAGSSRGAVILEPRIGATLGVAPGRGLSYLSRHAGEGPAAWERAAARLDALAASPEEIGVMIGSALATFQHLQDAFASLWPWDESASRYTAAGLNPESGEHPVPQAQGDMEAVLQATDRILADHPYFISRYGARGRRFTDADGAWLATLPEQGLEFMSGQVAWLGTVLAARGMPRVLLGRHLLILAEKLPRIRPGLDESFGTRRTGMLRHVGNDLLRMMNRLFPSPMLRLHAAEMAQGLGGLDDKACVEAVDLLAGAVADEQGGAPEGAAPLLAWLADADRFSKSWVEAVHQRLDLLRRAARESLLLENQMAAS, from the coding sequence ATGTCGAAAATGATCGCCACTCATGCCCTGCGTACGTCCACCCGGGGAATTCACGAGCACCTTGAAAAATCGCCTTTTGCCCTGGCCGCTCTGGACGGTTCCCTGGGGGAGCAGTCCTATGTCGGTTATATACGGGTCATGGCCGTGCTGCACGCCGCCTTGGAGCGCTGCCTGAACCGCTCTGCCCACCCGGCGGTGAACAAGGTCTGGGACCCCGAGCTGCAACGGCTCCCGGATCTGCTTGAGGACAACGACCACTACCGCCGCCGTCTGGTTCCGGACATGCCGCGGACCATGGCCGCGGCCGCCCAGGCGGCATCCCACATGCTGCTGGTGTCCAATGACGCCCCCCTGGGATTGCTGGGCTGCCTCTACGTCCTGGCCGGTTCCTCCAGAGGCGCGGTGATTCTCGAGCCCCGGATCGGCGCGACCCTGGGCGTGGCCCCGGGCCGAGGTCTTTCTTATCTGTCCCGGCACGCGGGTGAAGGTCCGGCGGCCTGGGAGCGGGCCGCGGCCCGGCTGGACGCCCTGGCGGCCTCGCCCGAGGAGATCGGGGTGATGATCGGCTCGGCCCTGGCCACCTTCCAGCACCTTCAGGACGCCTTCGCGTCCCTGTGGCCGTGGGACGAATCGGCGTCCCGATATACGGCGGCCGGGCTGAACCCCGAGTCAGGGGAGCATCCCGTTCCGCAAGCCCAAGGGGATATGGAGGCCGTGCTCCAGGCCACGGATCGCATCCTGGCGGATCATCCCTACTTCATATCCCGCTATGGCGCACGGGGGAGGCGCTTCACCGACGCCGACGGGGCCTGGCTGGCCACGTTGCCGGAACAGGGCCTGGAATTCATGAGCGGCCAGGTTGCCTGGCTGGGGACCGTGCTGGCGGCCCGGGGGATGCCCCGGGTGCTGCTTGGTCGACACCTGCTGATCCTGGCCGAGAAGCTGCCCCGGATCCGGCCCGGGCTCGATGAATCCTTCGGCACGCGGCGGACCGGAATGCTCCGCCACGTCGGAAACGACCTGCTGCGGATGATGAACCGGCTGTTTCCATCGCCCATGCTGCGTCTTCATGCCGCGGAGATGGCCCAAGGGCTGGGCGGGCTGGACGACAAGGCCTGCGTGGAAGCCGTGGACCTGCTGGCGGGGGCCGTGGCCGATGAACAGGGCGGCGCGCCGGAAGGCGCCGCGCCGCTGCTGGCCTGGCTTGCGGATGCGGACCGTTTTTCCAAATCCTGGGTGGAGGCCGTGCACCAAAGACTGGATCTGCTGCGCCGGGCAGCCCGGGAGTCCTTGCTCCTGGAGAATCAAATGGCAGCATCCTGA
- a CDS encoding response regulator, with amino-acid sequence MSHQASRAFQVLLVEDDPGDAGLIRNALKDKRIGSFEETWVTSLGEAREIMDAVQFDVVLLDLSLPDSQGLETVRGGLEAARDMPVVVLTGRDDEELALRILEMGAQDYLVKGRHDADALLRALRHALARARTERALRRSEALLSGILDNTLDAVWSATWPDFQVIFVSRSIENIFGWPQDVFQSNPRLWFESIVPEDRPVSESGLKKLLSEGCADVEYRVRKPSGEMVWVRERSKVIFRPMGGPERVDGVFTDVTRQREAEQKLAQKPVDGIGANPSPNEIMRNVAARGGNMTRTLRDDRSDSLKQNSRS; translated from the coding sequence ATGTCTCATCAGGCTTCCCGGGCGTTTCAAGTCCTGCTGGTGGAAGACGACCCCGGAGATGCCGGATTGATCCGCAACGCCCTGAAGGATAAGCGGATCGGTTCATTCGAGGAAACCTGGGTCACGAGCCTGGGCGAGGCGCGGGAGATCATGGACGCGGTGCAATTCGACGTGGTTCTGCTGGACCTGTCGCTTCCGGACTCTCAAGGCCTGGAGACCGTACGCGGGGGGCTGGAGGCTGCCCGGGACATGCCGGTGGTCGTGCTGACCGGCCGGGACGACGAGGAACTGGCCCTGCGCATTCTGGAAATGGGCGCCCAGGACTATCTGGTCAAGGGCCGCCACGACGCCGACGCCCTGCTGCGGGCCCTGCGCCATGCCCTGGCCCGGGCGCGGACCGAGCGGGCCCTGCGGCGCAGCGAGGCCCTGTTGTCGGGAATCCTGGACAACACCTTGGACGCGGTCTGGTCCGCGACCTGGCCGGACTTCCAGGTGATCTTCGTCAGCCGGTCCATTGAGAACATCTTCGGTTGGCCCCAGGATGTTTTCCAGTCCAACCCACGGCTCTGGTTCGAGTCCATCGTGCCCGAAGACCGGCCTGTTTCCGAATCCGGACTGAAAAAGCTGCTGAGTGAAGGGTGCGCGGACGTGGAGTATCGGGTTCGCAAGCCCAGTGGAGAAATGGTCTGGGTGCGGGAGCGGTCCAAGGTCATTTTCCGTCCAATGGGGGGGCCGGAACGGGTGGACGGGGTGTTCACGGACGTCACCCGGCAGCGGGAAGCCGAGCAGAAGTTGGCTCAAAAGCCCGTTGACGGCATCGGCGCGAATCCGTCTCCGAATGAGATCATGCGGAATGTCGCGGCCCGCGGGGGAAATATGACGCGGACTCTCCGCGACGACCGATCCGATTCACTGAAGCAGAATTCGAGGAGCTGA
- a CDS encoding LuxR C-terminal-related transcriptional regulator — protein sequence MKLRTILIHDPHPTSLVVTRNMIHSRDGLRVGGESEDFDRLLVLGKNSMADMLVMEIGEFGEIAEADDAERGIANLAVFHLRFPSIPILVLSRRDETMYARMAVRMGARGYVMKHEPQARIADAVQTVLSGRVYLSRAATHHLLMGQVGVRIGIFRGFNGDVSRLSHRELAIFRLLGLGLSADRIADSLQVTIRTVYTHSSSIRKKMRLERSTNLSSLAEAWLHRTP from the coding sequence ATGAAATTACGGACGATTCTCATCCATGACCCGCATCCGACATCACTGGTTGTCACACGGAACATGATCCATTCGCGGGACGGTCTCCGCGTCGGGGGCGAGTCGGAGGATTTTGACCGGCTCCTGGTTCTGGGCAAGAACAGTATGGCGGACATGCTGGTCATGGAGATCGGTGAGTTCGGGGAGATCGCGGAAGCGGATGACGCGGAGAGAGGAATCGCGAATTTGGCGGTTTTTCACTTGCGTTTCCCGTCCATTCCCATCCTGGTTCTGTCGCGGCGTGACGAAACCATGTACGCCCGGATGGCCGTCCGGATGGGGGCCAGGGGGTATGTGATGAAACATGAACCGCAAGCTCGAATCGCGGATGCCGTGCAGACGGTTCTGTCCGGACGCGTTTATCTGAGCAGGGCGGCGACCCATCATCTGCTCATGGGGCAGGTTGGGGTGCGCATTGGGATTTTTCGAGGCTTCAATGGGGATGTCAGTCGCCTGTCGCATCGGGAACTCGCGATTTTTCGCCTCCTGGGTCTGGGTTTGAGTGCCGACAGGATTGCCGATTCGCTTCAGGTCACCATCCGGACGGTCTATACGCATTCATCCAGTATCCGCAAAAAAATGAGGCTGGAGCGTTCCACGAACCTTTCCTCGCTGGCCGAGGCATGGCTGCATCGGACACCATGA
- a CDS encoding glycosyltransferase family 4 protein codes for MFSSPHQNPRPSDPQPKNQQPTESPRPDRRFRVLVIAEAANPELISVPLVGWSHSQALARVADIHLVTQVRNREAIVRAGWREEEDFTAIDSERVAAPAYRLTRWLPGGWTTKMAVTALTYRYFERLVWKRFGGDLQAGKWDIVHRLTPLSPTVPSSIAARLAGVGVPFVIGPLNGGVAWAREFDAARRSEREWLSYVRDAYKLLLGYRATRKHASAIICGSRATLEQMPAWCHTKCHYLPENAIDPARFSRQAQGPVRTPLRVAFVGRLVPYKCPDILIEAAAPLIRAGKVVVDILGDGPLMPELKNMVAKLELGPGVRLDGWVEHEHLQDRLAESDVFGFPSIREFGGAVVLEAMALGLVPVIVDYAGPGELVTQETGFKMPMAPREQLVTGMRAILENLATHPETIRPMGQRARERVFQEFTWEAKARQVLGIYEKCL; via the coding sequence ATGTTTTCGTCGCCGCACCAGAACCCGCGACCCTCGGACCCGCAGCCCAAGAACCAGCAACCAACTGAATCGCCTCGCCCTGATCGCAGGTTTCGGGTTCTGGTCATCGCCGAGGCCGCCAACCCCGAGCTGATCAGCGTTCCTTTGGTGGGCTGGTCTCATTCCCAGGCCCTGGCCCGGGTGGCCGATATCCATCTGGTGACCCAGGTGCGCAACCGGGAGGCCATTGTCCGGGCCGGATGGCGTGAAGAGGAAGATTTCACGGCCATTGATTCGGAACGGGTGGCCGCTCCGGCCTATCGCCTGACCCGCTGGCTCCCCGGCGGCTGGACCACTAAAATGGCGGTCACGGCCCTGACCTACCGCTACTTTGAAAGACTGGTCTGGAAACGCTTTGGGGGGGATCTGCAAGCCGGGAAGTGGGACATCGTGCATCGGCTGACCCCGCTGTCCCCCACCGTGCCCAGCAGTATCGCGGCCCGTTTGGCGGGTGTGGGCGTGCCCTTCGTGATCGGGCCCCTGAACGGCGGCGTGGCCTGGGCCAGGGAGTTCGACGCGGCCCGCCGCTCGGAGCGGGAATGGCTGTCCTACGTGCGCGACGCCTACAAGCTGCTCCTCGGATACCGGGCCACCCGGAAACACGCCTCGGCGATCATCTGCGGCTCCCGGGCCACACTGGAGCAGATGCCCGCCTGGTGCCACACCAAATGCCACTACCTACCGGAGAACGCCATTGATCCGGCCCGGTTTTCCCGCCAGGCCCAAGGTCCGGTGCGCACGCCGCTGCGGGTGGCCTTCGTAGGTCGGCTCGTACCCTACAAATGCCCGGATATCCTCATCGAGGCCGCGGCCCCGCTGATCCGCGCGGGCAAGGTCGTGGTGGACATCCTGGGAGACGGACCGCTGATGCCCGAATTGAAGAACATGGTCGCGAAGCTGGAACTGGGCCCTGGGGTGCGCCTGGACGGCTGGGTGGAGCATGAGCACTTGCAGGATCGGCTGGCGGAATCGGACGTGTTCGGCTTCCCGAGTATCCGCGAATTTGGCGGAGCCGTGGTTCTGGAAGCCATGGCTCTGGGGCTGGTTCCGGTGATCGTGGACTATGCCGGGCCCGGGGAACTGGTCACCCAAGAGACGGGCTTCAAGATGCCCATGGCCCCCCGGGAGCAGCTCGTGACCGGGATGCGGGCCATTCTTGAAAACCTGGCAACCCATCCCGAAACCATCCGGCCCATGGGGCAGCGGGCCCGGGAGCGGGTTTTCCAGGAGTTCACCTGGGAGGCCAAAGCCCGCCAGGTGCTGGGCATCTATGAAAAGTGCCTGTGA